A genomic stretch from Moraxella nasicaprae includes:
- a CDS encoding TonB-dependent receptor: protein MTIAKLTTLTLSMSVVFAMNAATADDTGHDDDEVDLGVQTITISSAVPNQANLLGKRQNISDQTIKAKELKQRPTTLGDALDGELGIYSNQFGGGASAPIIRGQEGKRITILQNNADVIDMAHLSPDHAVMVDTVLANRAEVVRGASTLLYKSGNLAGAVNIIDNKIPTALPQKRTELEAGVRYNTGNNEKLLTGGVTVQMGSNLVWRAEGLHKTSDDYKTPNYTKQDFENWETLNRYTKAPERLAALEKEWTALKEGVALSWRDKTYFIKDEEGYLKQKAILDKDLAGAKYQQLDRLPESWADSKAGSIGLSWVGNQGYIGIAASERKDKYGLPAHNHLYEGCGVITTHDSLRDKPYLARYPQLLDEADINYINPRPDCATHAHENFNHSHGVHRQHDHATPPYVDLTTRRYDLRTEWDNPLPFVSKVRGNIGYVDYQHDEKEGDIINTSFINKGKVARLELTHTLSDRLKALWGVQYIEQDNQGLSPQTEWRKLPLLTQNNLKNQSLFAMGQYDTGKVQVELASRIEKQKVSMDYDLDYIEEVTRRRHTRLTPERLEEVIAYGKEAAKPHKKTAHSYALGVHWKFLPNYKLSLNIGKQERLPNSQELYTHGMHLATNSFEVGNRHLTKEKANNYELGLAYQGDKLDYKLSGYLYDFDNYIYLHTINEYLGTAKVAHPYHLRINRYDQSPARFYGFEGKIGYQFNDTYYGSIFGDYIDGKLHDLPPIISKYEAPSFWSNGVTEYTKPDDRHTPRLPPMRLGANIKANFNERWSGNVEYVKTFEQTKTSNFESPTKGHHLLNLGVDYQTTLGLGDYSVFFKANNLLNQQVYAHETYLPYIPQMGRNFSLGVNFKY, encoded by the coding sequence ATGACCATAGCCAAACTGACCACCTTGACGCTTTCGATGAGCGTGGTTTTTGCGATGAATGCTGCCACAGCTGATGATACTGGGCACGATGATGACGAGGTTGATTTGGGTGTGCAGACCATCACAATCTCTTCGGCAGTGCCAAATCAAGCCAATCTTTTGGGCAAACGCCAAAACATCTCTGACCAAACCATCAAAGCCAAAGAGCTAAAACAACGCCCAACCACACTGGGCGATGCCTTAGATGGCGAGCTAGGCATTTATTCTAATCAGTTTGGTGGCGGTGCATCAGCTCCTATTATTCGTGGACAAGAGGGCAAACGCATTACCATTTTGCAAAACAATGCTGATGTCATTGATATGGCACATTTATCGCCAGACCACGCTGTGATGGTGGATACCGTGCTTGCCAATCGTGCTGAGGTCGTGCGTGGAGCAAGTACCTTGTTGTATAAATCAGGTAATTTGGCGGGAGCGGTTAATATTATTGACAATAAAATCCCAACTGCTTTGCCGCAAAAACGCACCGAACTAGAAGCAGGTGTCCGCTATAACACAGGCAATAATGAAAAACTTTTGACAGGTGGCGTTACGGTACAAATGGGTTCAAATTTGGTATGGCGAGCAGAGGGTTTGCACAAAACTTCTGACGATTATAAAACACCAAATTATACCAAACAGGATTTTGAAAACTGGGAAACTTTAAATCGTTATACCAAAGCACCAGAACGCTTAGCCGCCCTAGAAAAAGAATGGACGGCACTTAAAGAGGGTGTGGCGTTGTCTTGGCGTGATAAAACCTATTTCATCAAAGATGAGGAAGGTTATCTAAAACAAAAAGCGATTTTGGATAAGGATTTGGCAGGGGCAAAATATCAGCAGCTTGACCGCTTGCCAGAAAGTTGGGCGGACTCTAAGGCGGGTAGTATCGGTTTGTCTTGGGTTGGCAATCAGGGATATATTGGCATTGCCGCCAGCGAGCGAAAGGATAAATATGGCTTGCCTGCACACAATCATCTGTATGAGGGTTGTGGTGTGATTACCACGCACGACAGTTTGCGAGACAAGCCTTATTTGGCAAGATACCCACAACTATTGGACGAGGCGGACATCAATTATATCAATCCACGCCCTGACTGTGCCACACATGCCCACGAGAATTTCAACCACTCGCACGGCGTGCATAGACAGCACGACCATGCCACACCGCCTTATGTGGATTTAACCACTCGCCGTTATGATTTACGCACCGAGTGGGATAATCCGCTGCCTTTTGTGAGCAAGGTGCGAGGCAATATCGGCTATGTGGATTATCAACATGACGAAAAAGAAGGCGATATTATTAATACCTCATTCATTAACAAGGGCAAAGTAGCACGACTTGAATTGACCCATACGCTCAGCGACCGCCTAAAAGCTTTGTGGGGTGTACAATATATTGAGCAGGATAATCAAGGATTATCACCACAAACTGAGTGGCGAAAACTGCCACTATTAACCCAAAATAATCTAAAAAATCAAAGCCTGTTTGCAATGGGGCAATACGATACAGGCAAAGTTCAGGTAGAGCTTGCCAGCCGTATCGAAAAACAAAAGGTTTCAATGGATTATGATTTGGATTATATCGAGGAGGTAACTCGCCGTCGTCATACTCGCTTAACGCCAGAGCGACTAGAAGAGGTCATCGCCTACGGCAAAGAGGCAGCCAAGCCACACAAAAAAACTGCCCATTCTTATGCACTGGGCGTGCATTGGAAATTTTTGCCTAATTATAAATTGTCCTTAAATATTGGCAAGCAAGAAAGACTGCCTAATAGCCAAGAGCTTTATACGCACGGTATGCACCTTGCTACCAACTCATTTGAGGTGGGCAATCGCCATCTCACCAAAGAAAAAGCCAATAATTATGAGTTGGGCTTGGCGTATCAAGGCGATAAGCTGGATTATAAACTGTCTGGCTATTTGTATGATTTTGATAATTATATCTACTTGCATACCATCAATGAATATCTAGGCACTGCCAAAGTTGCCCACCCTTATCATTTGCGTATCAATCGCTATGACCAGAGTCCTGCTAGATTTTATGGCTTTGAGGGTAAAATTGGCTATCAATTTAATGACACCTATTATGGGTCGATTTTTGGCGATTATATTGATGGCAAGTTGCACGATTTACCACCGATTATCAGCAAATATGAAGCACCAAGTTTTTGGAGCAATGGTGTAACTGAGTACACCAAACCTGATGACCGTCATACGCCACGCTTGCCGCCAATGCGATTGGGTGCGAACATCAAAGCCAACTTTAATGAGCGTTGGTCGGGCAATGTGGAATATGTCAAAACCTTTGAACAAACCAAAACTTCTAATTTTGAAAGCCCAACCAAAGGACATCATTTGCTAAATCTTGGTGTGGATTATCAAACCACGCTAGGCTTGGGCGATTATTCGGTGTTCTTTAAGGCGAATAATTTGCTAAATCAGCAGGTATATGCCCACGAAACCTACCTGCCATACATTCCACAAATGGGCAGAAATTTTAGTTTGGGCGTGAACTTTAAATATTAG
- a CDS encoding YigZ family protein: MSYQTLAAPCQAIYDIKKSQFLAFAYPIDDREQAMACVMQLKEQYPDARHHCYGYVIGNPHNTTSAGFDDDGEPNGTAGRPILNVLQHKGIGNVIIVVVRYFGGIKLGAGGLTRAYGTAAQLAVEQMVLVPFVARCQVTVQTTFAHEAQIRYLVSAVDGQIVTVDYANQVQMSVQMDLAKRSAFIESLGVFGQVLDEEGC; this comes from the coding sequence GTGAGCTATCAAACCCTTGCCGCACCTTGTCAAGCCATCTACGACATCAAAAAGAGTCAGTTTTTGGCGTTTGCTTATCCCATTGATGATAGGGAGCAGGCGATGGCTTGTGTGATGCAGCTAAAAGAGCAATACCCAGATGCTCGCCACCATTGCTATGGTTATGTGATTGGCAATCCGCACAACACCACCAGTGCAGGGTTTGATGATGACGGCGAGCCGAATGGCACGGCAGGCAGACCGATTTTGAATGTGTTGCAGCACAAAGGCATTGGTAATGTCATCATCGTCGTGGTTCGGTATTTTGGCGGTATTAAGCTTGGTGCTGGTGGCTTGACTCGTGCGTACGGTACAGCAGCACAGCTTGCGGTAGAGCAGATGGTGCTAGTGCCGTTCGTGGCTCGTTGTCAGGTGACTGTACAGACAACTTTTGCTCACGAAGCCCAAATCCGCTATCTGGTGTCAGCCGTAGATGGGCAGATTGTGACGGTAGATTATGCCAATCAGGTGCAGATGAGCGTGCAGATGGATTTGGCAAAACGGTCAGCATTCATCGAAAGTTTGGGCGTGTTTGGGCAGGTTTTGGACGAGGAGGGCTGTTAA
- a CDS encoding pseudouridine synthase yields MRLDKFLSKATELSRKDAKKVLHAGEITVNDIVVKDSSHHIDIANDEVLWAGEPLSVAEGNRYILLYKPDGFECTLKAKEYPIVTDLIAVPEVASIRIAGRLDVDTTGALLLSDDGSWLHRVTSPKRHQPKRYELTLADPMDEAAQAHAIKQVANGILLEGETEKTRPATLSFVDETHAVLILTEGKYHQVKRMMAYFGNKVIELHRASIGTITLDGLEMGECRFLTADEIAQF; encoded by the coding sequence ATGCGTTTAGATAAATTTTTAAGCAAAGCCACCGAGCTGTCTCGCAAAGATGCCAAAAAAGTCCTGCACGCAGGCGAAATCACCGTCAATGACATCGTTGTCAAAGACAGCAGTCATCACATCGACATCGCCAATGATGAAGTGCTATGGGCGGGCGAACCTTTGTCTGTTGCTGAGGGTAATCGCTATATTTTACTGTATAAACCTGATGGTTTTGAATGCACCCTAAAAGCCAAAGAGTACCCCATCGTCACTGATTTGATTGCCGTGCCAGAAGTGGCAAGCATTCGTATCGCAGGACGGCTTGATGTGGACACCACAGGAGCGTTGCTACTGTCTGATGACGGCTCTTGGCTACACCGTGTGACCAGCCCAAAACGCCATCAACCAAAACGCTATGAGCTGACCCTTGCCGACCCAATGGACGAAGCCGCCCAAGCACACGCCATCAAACAAGTCGCCAATGGCATCTTATTAGAAGGCGAAACCGAAAAAACCCGTCCCGCCACACTGTCCTTCGTGGACGAGACACACGCTGTCTTAATTTTGACCGAAGGCAAATACCATCAAGTCAAACGCATGATGGCATATTTTGGCAACAAAGTCATCGAGCTACACCGTGCCAGCATTGGGACAATCACACTTGATGGGCTAGAAATGGGCGAATGTCGCTTTTTGACCGCTGATGAAATTGCACAATTTTAA
- a CDS encoding thioredoxin fold domain-containing protein, producing MTIKQYYKLALASCLTFCSIGSQAGIDTQTIQQTLNQAGLNAPVLGTQDSPLSGISTIKLGNGGQILISDDLRYLVAGSLEANPSPITPINPAVMADQPAGTPVSAAYKKALLANMSALPNMNEHSAFFHTNLPSLLWGVSGKGGVPFLVSKDAKYLASGDIGVLHDGQFSANDEAFEIAKNRHVLHALPEAALAIYPAIGKERAVVYVATDIHCPYCRMFHEKIHEFNQKGITIKAIGYPVYDESAKPMRKLWCETDNAKRATLLSAGMKGIFDKDTSCQSPVIDQTFLQTQALGIYATPAIYSDKGELFMGDFTGKSFYEFLGL from the coding sequence ATGACTATTAAACAATACTACAAATTAGCACTGGCAAGCTGTTTAACCTTTTGTTCGATTGGCAGTCAGGCAGGCATTGATACCCAAACAATCCAACAAACCCTAAATCAAGCAGGACTAAACGCCCCTGTGCTTGGCACGCAAGACAGTCCACTGTCGGGGATTAGCACCATTAAGCTGGGCAATGGCGGGCAGATTCTCATCAGTGATGACTTACGCTATCTGGTGGCAGGTTCGCTAGAAGCCAATCCCAGCCCCATCACGCCCATCAATCCTGCCGTGATGGCAGACCAGCCTGCTGGCACACCAGTATCGGCAGCATACAAAAAAGCCTTGCTTGCCAATATGAGTGCCTTGCCAAACATGAATGAGCATTCAGCATTTTTCCATACCAACTTACCCAGTCTGCTTTGGGGTGTGTCTGGCAAAGGCGGTGTGCCATTTTTGGTCAGCAAAGATGCCAAATATCTAGCCAGTGGCGATATTGGCGTACTTCATGATGGGCAATTTTCTGCCAATGACGAAGCCTTTGAGATTGCCAAAAATCGCCATGTTTTGCACGCTCTGCCAGAGGCTGCCTTAGCAATCTATCCAGCCATTGGCAAGGAGCGAGCGGTGGTCTATGTGGCAACCGACATTCATTGCCCTTATTGCCGAATGTTTCACGAAAAAATCCACGAATTCAACCAAAAAGGCATCACCATCAAAGCCATCGGCTATCCTGTCTATGATGAATCCGCCAAACCAATGCGTAAACTGTGGTGTGAAACTGACAACGCCAAGCGAGCCACTCTACTCAGTGCTGGCATGAAAGGCATTTTTGACAAAGACACCAGCTGCCAGTCACCAGTCATTGACCAGACATTTTTGCAAACCCAAGCCTTGGGCATCTATGCCACACCAGCCATTTATAGCGATAAAGGCGAGTTGTTTATGGGTGATTTTACTGGCAAGTCCTTTTATGAATTTTTGGGTTTATAA